A stretch of DNA from Marinibacterium anthonyi:
TGCTCGCAAAACTCATGGGTTCCTCGCCTGCAACAGTGAAGCGCGCCATCAAGATACTGGAATCCGGGAACTGGGTCGAAGTTGTCCAGATTGGCGCAAGTGGCACGGTAAACGCCTATGTTCTGAATAGCCGCGTGGCGTGGACAGAAGGCCGTGACAAGCTCCGGTATTCGCGCCTGCAAGCCGAGGTTCTGGTCAGCGAGGATGAACAACCCGCTGGTGCTCTCGATGCGGCCAAGGAAGAGTTGCACCGCCTGCCCCGTGTCGGTGAGCTTCAGCTTCCAGCCGGTCAAGGTTTACCACCCGTTTCTCAGCCATCCTTTCCCGGTCTAGAACCAAGCTTGCCCGCCTTTGGCCATCCTACTGAAGATAGCGAATAGGGGTATTCACCGTGGCTAATGTTTCCATCCGTGAGGCGGTAAAGATTTACCAAGTATCCCGCCCAACACTCACAAAAGCACTGAAAACCGGCAAAGTTTCTGGTGTTCAGGATGGGAAAGGCCAGTGGCAAATTGATCCTGCAGAACTTGCCAGAGTTTACCAGCCACGGACGGAAAGCGCGAAAACAGGTGGACAAGATGAACCAGATAACTTTACCAACAAGAACACCCACTTGCCCGGTGAAGTTAATACGCTGAAAGCACAGTTGGCAGAGGCCGAACAACGCGCCGCCGTGGCCGAGGCACTGGCGGAAGAGAGGGGGAAGCACATCGAGGACTTGCGCCGGATGCTGCCTGCCCCGCAAGAGGCACAACGCCCCGGCTGGCGCTGGCCGTGGAAAAGGTGACGGAACAGAATGGCAGAAGAAACCCCACCGCCGCGCGTTGCGCCAACCGTCAAGAGTGCTCCGCGCATCCGTCAGGTGTATTGGTGCAAGCTACCCGACGACGCCCAGTTGCCCGAGTTCTGGAAAACACGGCCCGTGCTCATCATGTCGCTGAAAACGACCCTTCACGGCAAAGTCACAGTGCTGCCTTTCTCTACCAAGTCGCAGCCTGACAACCCACATGCTTACCCTATGCAGTCCCCGCTACAGGCGAAACAAGCGTGGGTGATCTGTGACCACCTGATGACGGTGGCCGTAAGCCGCCTAAGTCCACCTGGGCGAGTGATCCCGCGCATTTCCGAAGCCGATTTCGAGCACATTAAAGAGCGCGCGCTCAAGAATCTCCCATACTGAAAATCTTGACTCTGTGGCCACAGGATGCTACCTAAGGAGCCAGATACGGCGCGGGCAACCGTGACCGCTTCCCTTAGGTGGGAAATAGATGCGAAGGGGTGGCTAGTCCGCCCCTTTCGTTTTTTAGACCTTCTTCATGAAATATCTACCGTGTGAGTTCCGTCAGCAACTAGGTGCGCCGATAGCAAGGGCATCGAGCGTGAAGACCTCAAATATCGGAACGCTCGATGCCCTTGCGGGTTCAGTAAAGCAGCCGTTCATGCAGAGCGCGGCGAAATCTGACTCGAGCCCTTACTTCGGGATTTCTGCGATGCAGCCAACGGCGGCTCTTGGGTTTGACACTTGAAGCGATGGCATCTAGAAAAGTAATTCAGGGGTCCGCAAGAACCCCGTGAGGCGCCAGCCCAATCTTGCATCCTTCCAGTTCTCGCTCTTTGCATGGAGGATGCTTTATGGCGTCGTACAATGAAATCCCCGTATCTGCTCTGGCCCGTCTGATTGGGACTCCCTATTGTCCAACCCTTCTCGATGTGCGCATCGATGAAGATTTCGACGATGATCCAAGACTCATTCCCGGAGCTTACCGCCACCCGTTCAATTCTGTCGTTGATCTGGCCGAAACGCTCAAAGACCGGTCAGTGGTGGTCTATTGTCAAAAGGGCCTCAAGATTAGTCAGGGAGCTGCGGCCTTGCTGCGCGCTTCAGGAGTTAATGCAGAAGTCCTTGAAGGCGGGCAATTCGCATGGAGAGACGCGAAGCTCCCGTTGGTGATAACGGACAAACTGCCGCCGCTTGACGCGTTGGGTCGCACAGTGTGGGTGACGCGCCATCGTCCAAAAATCGACCGGATTGCCTGTCCTTGGCTCATTCGTCGTTTTATCGACCCAAAGGCACAAATCCTGTTTGTTGCCGCCTCACAGGTGGGCAACGTGGCTGAGCGCTTCAATGCGACCCCATTCGACATCGAGGATGTGTTTTGGAGCCATCGCGGCGAAACCTGCACGTTCGATACCATGATCGAGGAGTTCGGCATCGGCCATGAGGCGCTTGAGAGATTGGCCGTGATCGTGCGCGGGGCCGACACCAACAGACATGATCTGGCACCGGAGGCTGCTGGCCTTCTGGCAGCATCTTTGGGTCTGTCACGCATGTTCCGCGATGATCTGGAACAACTAGACGCGGGTATGCTGCTTTACGATGCCTTTTACCGATGGGCGCGTGACGCGACGAGCGAAGGGCATGACTGGCCTGCTGCTTCGACAAAGGCTTGAGTCATGAGCAGTATGAATGATGTCCAGACGGACCTGGCTCCGTCTCTCTCCGACGCGACCCGCGTGTGGTGGAAAATCGGAATCTTGTCCTTCGGCGGTCCTGCCGCCCAGATCGCACTGATGCATAAGGAGGTCGTCGAAGACCGTAGCTGGCTCTCCGAGCAGCAATTCCTGAATGCGTTGAGCCTTTGCATGCTGCTGCCCGGTCCGGAGGCGATGCAACTGGCCACATATGCCGGGTGGCGGCTTCACGGCACAATTGGCGGCCTTATCGCCGGGTTGCTCTTTGTCGTTCCCGGCGCGGCCGTGATCATGGCGCTTGCTGCGATCTACAGCATCTATGGCAATGTGCCACTGGTCGAGGCGCTGTTTTACGGCATCAAAGCCGCCGTCCTGGTGATCGTCGTCGAGGCATTGTTGCGGGTCGCCAAGAAAGCGCTGTCGCAGAAAGTGCATTGGGTGATCGCCGCTCTGGCGTTTGTCGGGATATTCTTCCTATCGATCCCCTATCCGTTGATCGTTCTCATGGCGGGCCTGTTCGGCTGGTTCATGGGAACCGCAGACATGGATCGGCAAACCGTGGACATGGCGCATGTCTCGGTAGGCAAGACGGGCCTGACAATTGCTACCTGGATGGCGATCTGGCTTCTGCCATTGCTGGCCCTCGGTTGGCTGGGCGCGCCGGACCTTCTTGTCGAGGTAGGCAGGTTTTTTTCCACACTCGCCGTCGTGACCTTCGGCGGGGCATATGCGGTTCTCGCCTATATGGCGCAGGATGTCGTTGTTCAGTTCGGCTGGCTGACGGCAGGCGAAATGGTCGACGCGCTCGGACTGGCGGAGACCACGCCAGGCCCGCTCATCCTCGTAACGCAGTTCGTCGGCTTCCTCGCCGGGTTCAAGGAAGGCGGACTTCTGCTTGGCCTCAGCGCCGCCGTGGTGGCGCTTTGGGTGACGTTCGCGCCCTGTTTCCTATGGATATTTGCCGGTGCGCCCTACATCGAATGGATTTCGAACCAACCGAGGCTGAAAGGCGCGCTCAAGGCGATCACTGCGGCGGTCGTCGGTGTCATCCTCAATCTTTCGCTCTGGTTTGCGCTGCACGTGTTGTTCACCAATGTGAGCCGCGAGACCCTGGGCCCTGTGACCTTGTGGCGACCGGACCTCGCCACAATCGAATGGCTCGCCGTAGCGCTGTTTCTGCTCAGCTGCTTTCTAGCGTTCCGGCTGCACTGGGGGATTATCAGGATTTTGCTCGTTGCCGCGTTACTGGGGGCCGCTCTGAGACTTTTTCTGTGAGCCCCCCACCTTTTCCCACCAGATTTTCGACCTACTGAAAGGACATGAGATGACAGACACTCCCAAGCCCGCGCACGGACCGACCCAAGAGCACTTTGTGAGGGGACTTCCGTTCAAGGCGCACAAGATTGAGGGCTTCACGCCTGAACTCCTGGAGCACTACTACGAGGACACCTATGGTGGGTCCATCCGAACGTTGAATGAGGTCGAGACCAAGATCGCGGCCTCCCGGCGGGCGGGATCGCCGACAGCCGATCTTGGATCATTGATTGCGAAGCAAGCAAACCCTCCGATGGGGCCTAAGGCAAAGCGGACGTGCATTAACAGTTGGTGAAAGGCAGCAAAGTCCGCACAGCGGTTGTTCGCGAGCAGCGCAGCGAAGGTCTACAACCCGTAATCATGCCCTCGGTCGCGGCGGGCATGAACTTCGCGCTCCTGCTCTTGTTCCAGCTCCTTGGTGCGCTGCCGCTCCTGCTCCTGCGCGGTGTGCTGTTCCTCGGCCTCGCGGCCCTCGCGCAACGCGGAAACGCGATCTCCGAACGCCTCCCGGTCGATCCCGGTTGCCGCGGCCCGCAACCGCGCCGCCAGATCGTCCGGAACCTCCCGCTCTGAGGCATCGGCTTCATGCTGCTCCCGACCCTCTTTCCGACCTTCCCACGCTTCGCGCAGCCGCGTGGCAAGGTCGGGTTCCTGCTCCCGGCCCTCACGCCCTCCGGCAAGCGCCAGCTCGGATTGCTCCGGCCCGAGACGGTCCAACACGCGATCCGCCGCCCGGTCGAGCCAGTCGCGGACATGACCGGCCAGCTCGCGGGCGACCTCCATCACCTCAGCCGCGCGGGCCTTGGCCTCGTGCCAGGCCCCGACCCGCCCGACCTCGATGCCGCGTTCTTTCATCTGCCACGCGCCGGGGGAAAGCTGGGGCAACGGCGGTCGGTCCAGCTCAATAGCGCGCACCGTCTGCACCAGCTCCGCGCCCTCGTCGCCGCGCTCCCGCGCCGCCGATGCCAGCTCAAGCGCCTCGTCCCGCTGGGCCTCCAAGGTCCGGTGATCCACGCGATCCTCGATGCCGGCGCGCTTAAGGGCGATGTTGCTGTCCCGCGCCCAGGCTTCGCGCCAGCCTTCCAGAACCTCGACCTTGTTCCAGTCGCGGTTTTTGGTGGTGAAGCCCTCGGGGCCAATCTCGCGGGTGGTCAGCAGAATGTGGGCATGGTGATTGCGATCATCGCCATCGCGCCCTGGCGCGTGCAGGGCGATATCCGCGATCATGCCACGGTCCACGAACTGTTCCTGGGCGAAGTCCCGGACCAGCTCGACACGCTGCGCATGGGTCAGCTCGGCAGGCAGGGCCACGCGCACCTCGCGGGCGACCTGGCTGTTCTTCCGGGTCTCGGCTTCCTCGACGCGGTTCCACAACTCGGATCGGTCGCGGCCCCAATCCGGTGCATGATCCGGGGCGAGGATTTCGGTGTGATCGACACCGCCCCGCGCGGCGTAATCGAAGGTCAGCCCGGTGCGGCGGTCTTCGATACGCTCCGCCACACGATAGGCAATAGCCGCTGTGGCGCTGCGGCCCTGACTGCGGGAAATCATCGAAGCTCTGAGATGATAGATTGCCATTCTGTGCCGCACTTTGCTTAGGGGTCGAGGGGAAACGCTAGTCTCCCCCGCCCACACAAACGCGCAGCGTTTGTATAAGTGGGCACTTCGTGTCTTGCACCTTGCCTCAACCTTTGCCAGAAATCAACAGATGTCAGGAACGCGGAGGTCAGAATGGCGCGGAGTATTGATCAACAGATTGCAGCGACGCAGGCCAAGTTGGCTCGTCTGAAAGAACGCCAGAAGGCCAGCGAAACTCGCCGCAAGATCATCGTCGGATCAGTGGCAATATCCAACGCGCTGAAAGACCCGGAAAAGGCCCGCGCCCTCGCCGCCCTCCTGCGTCGGGCCGTCACCCGCGAAGTCGATCAGAAAGAGCTGGTCGGATTGCTGGAAGAACTGGATGGCGTCGCTGCGAAGGCGGAACGTCCATGAGCGTCAAAGACCCCTTCCAGCAGCTCGTT
This window harbors:
- the chrA1 gene encoding chromate transport protein ChrA1, which encodes MSSMNDVQTDLAPSLSDATRVWWKIGILSFGGPAAQIALMHKEVVEDRSWLSEQQFLNALSLCMLLPGPEAMQLATYAGWRLHGTIGGLIAGLLFVVPGAAVIMALAAIYSIYGNVPLVEALFYGIKAAVLVIVVEALLRVAKKALSQKVHWVIAALAFVGIFFLSIPYPLIVLMAGLFGWFMGTADMDRQTVDMAHVSVGKTGLTIATWMAIWLLPLLALGWLGAPDLLVEVGRFFSTLAVVTFGGAYAVLAYMAQDVVVQFGWLTAGEMVDALGLAETTPGPLILVTQFVGFLAGFKEGGLLLGLSAAVVALWVTFAPCFLWIFAGAPYIEWISNQPRLKGALKAITAAVVGVILNLSLWFALHVLFTNVSRETLGPVTLWRPDLATIEWLAVALFLLSCFLAFRLHWGIIRILLVAALLGAALRLFL
- a CDS encoding type II antitoxin (N-terminal helix-turn-helix DNA-binding domain), whose product is MANVSIREAVKIYQVSRPTLTKALKTGKVSGVQDGKGQWQIDPAELARVYQPRTESAKTGGQDEPDNFTNKNTHLPGEVNTLKAQLAEAEQRAAVAEALAEERGKHIEDLRRMLPAPQEAQRPGWRWPWKR
- the chrC1 gene encoding superoxide dismutase ChrC1, whose translation is MTDTPKPAHGPTQEHFVRGLPFKAHKIEGFTPELLEHYYEDTYGGSIRTLNEVETKIAASRRAGSPTADLGSLIAKQANPPMGPKAKRTCINSW
- the mobC gene encoding mobilization protein MobC, whose translation is MARSIDQQIAATQAKLARLKERQKASETRRKIIVGSVAISNALKDPEKARALAALLRRAVTREVDQKELVGLLEELDGVAAKAERP
- the mobA gene encoding DNA strand transferase MobA, whose protein sequence is MISRSQGRSATAAIAYRVAERIEDRRTGLTFDYAARGGVDHTEILAPDHAPDWGRDRSELWNRVEEAETRKNSQVAREVRVALPAELTHAQRVELVRDFAQEQFVDRGMIADIALHAPGRDGDDRNHHAHILLTTREIGPEGFTTKNRDWNKVEVLEGWREAWARDSNIALKRAGIEDRVDHRTLEAQRDEALELASAARERGDEGAELVQTVRAIELDRPPLPQLSPGAWQMKERGIEVGRVGAWHEAKARAAEVMEVARELAGHVRDWLDRAADRVLDRLGPEQSELALAGGREGREQEPDLATRLREAWEGRKEGREQHEADASEREVPDDLAARLRAAATGIDREAFGDRVSALREGREAEEQHTAQEQERQRTKELEQEQEREVHARRDRGHDYGL
- the repL gene encoding Plasmid replication initiation protein RepL (function experimentally tested), which produces MDELGGERAMLPAKKQRGHFVQTDRAAHEAWGRLAVKSPAAGALLHVLVANVGEQNAIVASHKVLAKLMGSSPATVKRAIKILESGNWVEVVQIGASGTVNAYVLNSRVAWTEGRDKLRYSRLQAEVLVSEDEQPAGALDAAKEELHRLPRVGELQLPAGQGLPPVSQPSFPGLEPSLPAFGHPTEDSE
- the chrB1 gene encoding Chromate resistance protein ChrB1 (sulfurtransferase), with protein sequence MASYNEIPVSALARLIGTPYCPTLLDVRIDEDFDDDPRLIPGAYRHPFNSVVDLAETLKDRSVVVYCQKGLKISQGAAALLRASGVNAEVLEGGQFAWRDAKLPLVITDKLPPLDALGRTVWVTRHRPKIDRIACPWLIRRFIDPKAQILFVAASQVGNVAERFNATPFDIEDVFWSHRGETCTFDTMIEEFGIGHEALERLAVIVRGADTNRHDLAPEAAGLLAASLGLSRMFRDDLEQLDAGMLLYDAFYRWARDATSEGHDWPAASTKA
- a CDS encoding type II toxin (PemK-like, MazF-like toxin of type II toxin-antitoxin system; cl00995) encodes the protein MAEETPPPRVAPTVKSAPRIRQVYWCKLPDDAQLPEFWKTRPVLIMSLKTTLHGKVTVLPFSTKSQPDNPHAYPMQSPLQAKQAWVICDHLMTVAVSRLSPPGRVIPRISEADFEHIKERALKNLPY